Proteins from one Ficedula albicollis isolate OC2 chromosome 21, FicAlb1.5, whole genome shotgun sequence genomic window:
- the LRRC38 gene encoding leucine-rich repeat-containing protein 38: MLPCFPSCLLLFAGFACLLFLPGAHLCPAVCSCMDYHTIDCRDQGLPSVPNPFPLDVRKLLIADNNIQAIPADFFIFYGDLVYLDFRNNSLTSLEEGTFSSSTKLVYLDLSYNNLTQLDAGIFKSAEKLLKLSLGNNNLVDVDEAAFENLEQLQVLELNDNNLQSLSVATLEALPSLRTIRLEGNPWVCDCDFANLFSWIQDNASKLQKGLHEIQCSLPVENRRIFLNELSEVSFSECKFSLSLTDLFIIIFSGVAVSIAAILSSFFLATLVHCFQRCAPSKDDDDDEDDSED, from the exons ATGTTGCCAtgctttccttcctgcctcctgctTTTTGCTGGCTTTGCCTGCCTGCTTTTTCTGCCTGGGGctcacctctgccctgctgtctgTAGCTGTATGGACTACCACACCATAGACTGCCGGGATCAAGGACTGCCCAGTGTTCCCAACCCCTTTCCTTTGGATGTACGGAAACTTCTCATAGCTGACAACAACATTCAGGCAATACCAGCTGacttctttatattttatgGAGATCTAGTCTATTTGGACTTCAGGAATAACTCCCTCACCTCTTTAGAAGAGGGCACTTTTAGCAGTTCTACCAAACTGGTGTACTTAGACTTAAGCTACAATAATTTAACACAGCTCGACGCTGGGATATTCAAATCAGCAGAGAAACTGTTAAAACTGAGCCTTGGAAACAACAACCTGGTGGATGTGGACGAGGCTGCTTTTGAgaacctggagcagctccaagtGCTAGAACTGAATGACAACAACTTGCAGAGCCTGAGCGTGGCCACCCTGGAAGCGCTGCCCTCGCTGCGCACCATCCGCTTGGAGGGCAACCCCTGGGTCTGCGACTGTGACTTTGCCAACCTGTTCAGCTGGATCCAGGACAATGCATCCAAGCTGCAGAAAG GTCTCCATGAAATCCAGTGTTCCCTGCCCGTGGAGAACAGAAGGATCTTTCTGAATGAGTTGTCTGAGGTCAGCTTCAGTGAATGCAAATTCAGTTTGTCATTGACAGACCTTTTTATCATCATCTTTTCTGGAGTGGCCGTGTCCATTGCTGCAATTCTCTCCAGCTTCTTCCTGGCCACCCTGGTGCACTGCTTCCAGAGGTGTGCTCCCAGcaaggatgatgatgatgatgaagatgacaGCGAGGACTGA